TTGAGTCGCATCACTCTACGCATATTGAAGGCACGGCTTTAAGCCTTGAGCAGGCCAAGTCTATCTTGGAAGGCAAAAAGGTCAAAGGCGTCAATCGTGATGATGAAAAAGAGCTTTTGAATTATAAAAAAGCGATGGATTTTCTTTCAAAGTATCTTGGCAAAGACGATCCTGTTTCAGAAGGCATTGTCCGGGAGCTTCACAAGATTATCGTTAAAGGCGTCCGTGGTGATCAGGCAGACCCGGGCAATTACCGAAAAAATCAGAATTATGTCGTCAATTCCCGCACCCGGGAAGTCATTTACACCCCGCCCGCTCCGCTTGATGTTCCTAATCTTATGCGGGAGCTTGTGGATTGGCTCAATAAAACCGAAGATGTGTCGCCGATTCTTGTTGCCGGTGTATCTCAATTTCAGTTTGTGCATATTCATCCGTTTATCGATGGTAACGGCAGAACGGCCCGGCTTTTATCAACCCTCATTCTCTACAAAACTGGCTATGACTTCAAACGGCTCTTTACAATTTCCGAGTATTATGATAAAGCCCGTCCGAGCTACTACCAAGCGATCCAATCCGTCAGGAAGAACAACATGGATATGACGGTTTGGCTTGAATACTTTGTCAATGGTCTGCGGTTGCAAATGGAAGAAATTCAGCAAAAAGGCAAACAGTTGATAAAGCAAGATGTAACATTACAGAAGATTAAGAAAATTGGTTTAAACCAGCGTCAGGAAAAAGCGGTTAAGCATCTTATTTCAAAAGGCACTGTCACTGTTAATGAATACCAATCTGTTGCCTCTTGTATTCGACGGACGGCTCAAAGAGATTTGGAAGAACTGGTCGCCAAAGGCATCATTAAAGCCGTGGCAAAGAGCCCAACAGACCCCACGAAACACTATATCTTACTGTGACACGCTACTATGACATACTGTGACATGTTACTGTGACAGGTGTTTAGAAAGATTAAAAACAGAATGAACCTTGCCCTTTTATATGCCCGGGTTTCCAGCAAAGAGCAGGAAAAAGAAGGTTACTCTATCCCGGCTCAGCAAAGACTTCTTAATGACTATGCTCATAAGAACAACTTGACCGTCGTTAAGGAGTTCATTGATGTTGAAACGGCTAAACAAGCCGGTAGAACCAATTTTGGTGAAATGATAAAATTCCTTGAGACTAACCCTGACGTCAAAATCATACTGGTTGAGAAAACAGATAGGCTATACAGGAACTTCAAAGACTATGTGACAATCGATGACCTTGACTTAGAGATTCATTTAGTCAAAGAAGGCGAAATCCTCAGCAAAAACTCCAAGTCTCACCAGAAGTTCATCCACGGCATCAAGGTTTTGATGGCGAAGAACTATATTGATAATCTATCGGAAGAGACAAAGAAAGGGCAAAGGGAAAAAGCAGAGCAGGGAGTATATCCAACGAAGCCACCACTAGGATACCAGAACAATCCGGACACTCGTAAAATCGACATTGATCCTGAAAAGGCACTCATCGTTAAGAAGATGTTCGAATGGTATTCGAGCGGGAATTATTCCATAGAGGCTGTTAAAAGCAGGGCAACCCAAGCTGGTTTAACATATAGATCGGGAAAGAAGGTGTCAAAAAGCACTGTTGAGCATATTTTAAAAGACCCATTCTACTACGGAGATTTCTTCTGGGCCGGGCAACTTTATCACGGCAGCCATACTCTTTTAGTCAGCCGGGAATTGTGGGACAGGACGCAAGAAGCTCTTACAAGAAAGAACAAAGGCAAATTAACGAAAAGAGATTTTGCTTTCAGCGGAATGATAACCTGTGCTTTCTGCGGATGCGCCCTAACTTCAGAGATCAAAAAAGGAAGATATGTATACTATCATTGCACAGGCAAAAGGGGGAAATGTGCTAAGCCGTATGTAAGGCAAGAAGTGATTGAGGAGAAGTACGGGCAGGTCATCAGAAATATCACGATATCTGATGATGTCTTGAGTTGGCTGATCCATGCCCTTGGAGAAAGTCACCAGGAAGAGAAAGACTTCCACAATCGGATGATCTCTCAGTTCCAGGTCGAATACAGACGGCTGCAGGACAGGATGGATAGAGCATATGAGGACAAGCTGGATGGAAAGATCCCGGAGGATTTCTTCTTGAATAAGCTTCAGGAATGGAAGGACAAACAGAGTGAAATCTCCTCCAAGCTCAGGACTTA
This Candidatus Zixiibacteriota bacterium DNA region includes the following protein-coding sequences:
- a CDS encoding Fic family protein: MSFNPKFTITPKINKALVEIERVRGFLDAVKLKDDWFADMQKKALILESHHSTHIEGTALSLEQAKSILEGKKVKGVNRDDEKELLNYKKAMDFLSKYLGKDDPVSEGIVRELHKIIVKGVRGDQADPGNYRKNQNYVVNSRTREVIYTPPAPLDVPNLMRELVDWLNKTEDVSPILVAGVSQFQFVHIHPFIDGNGRTARLLSTLILYKTGYDFKRLFTISEYYDKARPSYYQAIQSVRKNNMDMTVWLEYFVNGLRLQMEEIQQKGKQLIKQDVTLQKIKKIGLNQRQEKAVKHLISKGTVTVNEYQSVASCIRRTAQRDLEELVAKGIIKAVAKSPTDPTKHYILL